A part of Antechinus flavipes isolate AdamAnt ecotype Samford, QLD, Australia chromosome 6, AdamAnt_v2, whole genome shotgun sequence genomic DNA contains:
- the ASAH1 gene encoding acid ceramidase: protein MVTTCVVAQRAPPWTEDCRKATYPPSGPTYRGPVPRYTINLDLPPYKRWHEVVTDMAPALRTIVQNVKDVVNAFFPSGKVVKMVDEHLASLLGNLPWPFEEELKGIADVSQIPLGEIISFNIFYELFTVCTSIIAEDKKGHLFHARNMDFGVFLGWNKNNNTWTVTENLKPLTVNLDFQKNSQTVFKATSFAGYVGTLTGLKPGVFSLTLNERFNSNGGYMGIIEWLLGRRDETWIGFLMRDVLENATSYEEAKNLLVKTKIMAPAYFILGGNKSGEGCVITRDRKSALDVYELRPQEGRWYLAQTNYDRWKAPFFLDDRRKPTITCLNQTTQENISLPALYDILSTKPILNKLTAYTTLMDVPGDVFESYLRDCPDPCIGW from the exons TGGACAGAAGACTGCAGAAAAGCAACTTACCCTCCTTCTGGGCCCAC GTACCGAGGCCCAGTCCCCAGATACACCATCAATCTGGACTTGCCCCCATACAAGCGATGGCACGAGGTCGTCACAGACATGGCGCCAGCG CTCCGTACTATTGTACAGAATGTGAAGGATGTGGTGAATGCTTTCTTTCCTAGTGGAAAAGTCGTAAAGATGGTGGATGAACACTTG GCCAGCTTGCTTGGCAACCTTCCCTGGCCATTTGAGGAAGAACTGAAGGGGATTGCAGATGTATCACAGATCCCTCTAG GCGAGATCATTTCCTTCAACATTTTCTACGAACTCTTCACTGTCTGCACCTCCATAATAGCAGAAGACAAGAAAG GTCATTTGTTCCATGCTAGAAATATGGATTTTGGAGTCTTTCTCGG GtggaacaagaacaacaacactTGGACTGTGACAGAAAATCTGAAGCCGCTAACAGTGAATCTGGATTTCCAGAAGAACAGCCAGACCGTCTTCAAAGCCACCTCATTTGCCGGCTACGTGGGCACCTTAACCGGCCTGAAGCCA gGGGTGTTCAGCCTGACTCTGAACGAGCGCTTCAACTCCAACGGGGGCTACATGG gcATCATCGAGTGGCTGTTGGGCAGAAGAGACGAGACGTGGATCGGCTTCCTCATGAGAGACGTGCTGGAGAACGCCACCAG TTACGAAGAAGCCAAGAACCTGCTGGTCAAAACCAAAATCATGGCCCCGGCCTACTTCATCCTAGGGGGCAACAAGTCGGGGGAGGGCTGCGTGATCACCCGGGACCGGAAATCTGCCCTGGACGTCTACGA GCTCAGGCCCCAGGAGGGCAGGTGGTACCTGGCCCAGACCAATTATGACCGCTGGAAAGCCCCCTTCTTCTTGGACGACCGGAGGAAGCCCACGATCACTTGCCTGAACCAAACCACGCAGGAG AACATCTCGTTGCCCGCTTTATATGACATCCTGTCTACAAAGCCGATTCTCAACAAG CTCACGGCCTACACCACACTGATGGACGTGCCCGGGGACGTGTTTGAGTCGTACCTGCGGGACTGCCCAGACCCCTGTATCGGCTGGTGA